The genomic window atttttctctagtcccttgagtttcaaattatcgagagtcgactgtatatatatatatcaatgtGTCGTTCTATCGCATTAGTAATAACTGTAATGACAGAATAATTatgtggaataaataaatcatatggAAAGGCCAGTGACTCTAATCTAATGGGTACCGTTTTACCTAGTAGATTagctctttataatatttacgaaAGAGAAAGCGACATGCCAGCTACGTTACAAAGGTCTTTCAGCAGCAGTCTTTCCCAACGTGAGCTCACGCCCCACAGGGgacaatttgattgttaagggaGGGATTTCGTAAATGGACTCGacgtttttcattttatgttttgaaaatatactTACAGTGTTTCGATAACAATTTCCTGTATAGAGACTGTATAGGCAAGACATTAGATAAATGCATGACTTCTCTGGAGATAAGGATCTCCACTTGAGTCCTTACTATCAAGTGAGAGGATTCTTTTGTTAACAATATTTGCAAAGGTGTGGTTTTAGCTAGTAAAGAAGagctttttattttgttaattattgaaaAGTGTTAATAGAGAATAGGacaaatacttattttctGTCTTGGTGGAATCCGTTTTAAGATTAATGGATATATCTCcattaaattaacataatagtttaaattatgCGCACCTTTGAGTAAAAAGATTTGACCCTTGACTAACATATAATAATGGTTTTGTTTTTAGAATATCAATCGATTCTATTCCTATTACTAGTagaacaattatatttttttatatataaaaataacatacctTGTTAAGTGTGAGTGAATCGAAGCTGTCCGTCGCGATGAGAGGAGATAACGAATAGTTTAACGTGTTGATTAGTTCAGATGCGCTGTCcaaactgaaaataaaatacttgtgTTAAGTTAGTAGCGAAGAGAACTGATCACGACACGACTTGggaacttttgcaattttgtAGATGCTTGCAAGACAAATGAAGcgttctaaatttttttagcCATACTAATTCAAACATACCaaacaaagatttaaatatacgtatactctgattttttattacgtagaattctgacatttcacaAGTGTTGCTACTTAAATAGTTCTCCACCGAAgaagggacaaatttgacttatttgaGGGAATCAAAACGTCAATCAGactagatttaattttatttagctcTTGTGCtatcaaatcattttttcgGTATTTAGTTTGAGTTATTTGACAGCGCTCAAGACGAGATTTTTACAATACGAATTATAATATGGACCGGTTGTAAAGATcgtaaaaacacaataaaaacacaatttgacagaagattgacaaaatttgattttaggAGTGCAATTACGCCCTTTTTATTTTCCAAGGGGTGGATTTTCACCATAATGTTATGGTGAGATATAAGGCATAATTTAAGATACAAAATAgctgaatattttgtatttcggCTGTAGATAGCGCTgttctcaaaataatttattaaatacgtacataaaaaaatttacttactgctCAACGTTATGTAGGAAGTGTATGGCTCGCAATAATTCAGTAACATATGAGTGAGAGTCCAGCCTTTGTTTGGTCACTGCGACCGATTTAGTTTCCGTCACTCCGGTGAGAACTGGCAGAATTGTTAACTCTTTGCCGTCGCgactgaaaaatatttttttaaagatttatctACTTAAtctatcaaatatattttaattgaagacTCTGAGTACGGGTGTAAACTACTAGTATTAGGAATAAACTTAAGTTGATCaaccaattaaaataatacctaaattgacataaattttaatcacCTGAaagtaatgataataatatagcctCATTTTATTCTCAAACTCATATATGACACAAGCTATTAACAGTAAGGAATGAAAGCCTGTTTAAAAGCCTTCTCCAAAgttgaaaattgtatatatatatatatatatatatcttagttaataattaaaagcgtAAACCAAATGATAGCAAACATTACAtacttgaagccaaaatgaacttaacatttaattgatattgtttaaaaatagctTTACAAATTCTGAATAAAAATGATCCAATCATTCATTTCATTAGTACacatatacagtcaaaaccggttataacgagattgaagggaccgtatagttgccgacgttatatccgatagtcgttataagcaatgtcatatattatatatacacaagtatagttcatatgtatgtacaatacatacaagttatattatcatagttatctatctagaataggtaggtatgggttataatatggtatgttaatattataatatgtaaacgagtcaaaaaagaaacaaaaatatttattacgaaataattaggtacaaaagtaatcagtctcaaggtatgagtatcacgagtatcaaactgttcgttaaaggcaacaaatttttgcaaaatCGTTACAGCGTTAAGAGCCTCGGAAATCGTTGTTGGCTGAAACTGTTCGTTGGGAGAAAgtgcgtaggtaataatatgcctaaatattcattcaacgcctctaaataagatttaaaatagtttgtattgttttgttttgctgagacaagaagcggttggtcgttatagccgatgaatatcgataaaatttcgtcgttgtaagcgatatgtcgctgtatccgatgttgttataagcggtttgtttactgaatagtttactagggattcggacgggaccgtacaatctggttgtaataaccgataggtcgttgtaaacgatgtcgttataaacggttttgactgtactTGCGTATACAATcctattcatatttttttaccaaaacGATTTACAGCTAATAAAAGAATTGATCTcaaaattactattaaaatttcaatagtTACCTGGCAGCGGCGGCCAAAGTGCGTGCGAGGTTAGCAGGCGCGGGTGGAAAGGGCGCTCGTACAAGCAACGAGCGAACATGCCAATACACTGCTGCTAGGCGACGACCTCGACGCCAAGCAACTAGTGCTagctacaaaaaatatatgttcttATCTTGTTTGGTTGGTAACAAGAAACTGGAAGATCCTAGGTTAAATTCCCTGCAAAACAATTGTTCTTCCGAGAtgacaaaaactatttaaaaaaaaaataaccagAGACAGACACTGATTTATTGACGCTACTTCATACATTACTTAAACAAATAtcgtaatatatgtatattactaGTCAGCAATACTTGAAATTTAGAgacattcaaatatattttatttcatagactcACAAGGTTgacatatataattctactttctatattaaaaaggTATAAGTACTTGGTTATAAGGCTGTCCAGAATGGGGAGACACAGCCAAAGCATGCCTATAAAATGTGTGGGCAACTCGGAGCTGTTGTCTATATCGGGCTAAATCACCAAGGTGTACAAGGCAATGTTGGCAGGCATATCTTGCTCCAGCTACTCCAGATTTACTGATAGCCATTCCGCCACTCACTTCCCAACCTTCAATTGCACCAACGAGGGATGCACGGCGTCTAAATAAGAAGATTAATgtgatcattttaatttagaaaaacctactaagggagcgttcaagtataacgtaacgaattttgggaggggggggtcattttgtaaaatgtatgcATTTGTAAActatgcggggcggggattgaattacacgttattgttaatattattttcgacttacaccacataatagtaactgaagagtcactaggtggtcacgaaacgttttactatacttgggtactgaaaaacgttacggcgagttacatgggggaggggggggggggggtcaataatctccaaaaattgcgttacgtaatacttgaacgctccctaatatctatttcactttttaatatttgtactcCAAGTAGTAGAAGTATATTGTTATAAGTCTGTAATCCAGTTATAATCCGTGTATACAGTTTAttaggttttttaaaattacaatttataaaatatgttactcTACACACCTGAATGGCAGATCTAATTTATATGTTGTACAAATCTGATGCAGGAGACATAAGTAGAACCCTGCTGCTGCCTGCAATACCCATGACAGCATTGCTTGTCCTTCACTCCTTTGAGCATTCTAAAAGTTtgaataagtaatttattgaataaaaaacaatgaattaataaaattttaaaaatacataattgtaaggagtaaaaatttattagatggtattttgtaaagtccagtattacattaaaaatctaaAGTAATGAATTACtgaattaaatacatattacaactGCACCTTTCTGTCCTTTGATATGGCCTGTAATGCCTCAATCTGCTGCTTGAACCCTACATTCCAGAGATCTTGTTCTACTTTCTTTTCTAAGGCATAGTCCAAATCTAATGTCAATACTTTCTGATAagtctgaaataaatatgtattcattaaaaacataatttctcAAAATAAAAGTCAGGTTTTGAATAgcacaattgtttttttactattttgtaataatttttcataatataatagagTACAATATCTTTCTCTAATGCACTTAGATAATGagatatgaaaataataatttataatacatactttCTGCAACTGTTGTTGTGTAGTCCAAAGACTTCTGTCTTGCAACATTGAGGTTCCACtgttacattttaaaactttctGTTTTAACTCATCTGCATCTCTGAAATTAAGATTTATTgcgtaaatatataacaaatatatagaaCGTAAGAAATAATCATTATTGTGCTAGCACTAACCTTAAGACTTGAGCAGCTGCGTTTAAAACCATTCTAAAATGAGGCTTAGCGCCTCAGTTTTTGTCATAGCATTtggaaattaaaattgatttaagaCCTACGCGAGCTtaacaataaagaaaattttctaAAAACAATTCGccatcaaataaaatatggcATTTTCATTTTTCAGGATAATCGACAGCTGTCACGAGTGTTAAAACTAATAAGATTGACACAATTAACATACTCTGTTCTCACAGATTCAGACTAACTAAACAGGAGTGAAATAACGGTGagatttcttatttaaatatgtactaaCATAATCAAGTAAGagtttgtttgttatttagcACGCGCTAACCGAGTAACTTTTGGTTCAAATGAATAAAATGGATATTAAACAACATTAcgcaaaacaaaataagatcACATCATCTACACTGCGTAAACGGTTAATGTTCGTAATCATTACGTATGACGGAaaagtttttctataaaactcattgatatacaaaaaacccaagatgcacagtctcatataaaagtaacgctcgaaagtgtcccgaaacactatttctgtccataacagtatatgttacaagcatatattattgcaaaatcaaccttacgcgaatttcttaaagttgttattacaacgcagtgtatacgtacttaaagcaataaaatttacgaccgaccgtggtcggtaggacaaggtattgagtggagtcgaacatgacttttttatttacaactatttaacataattttaaatttatccgacttttcgggtgctttacagcgtgagtggtcacggtgactgaagacaaaaggtgttggatgttaaatagttgtaaatttataataatacataactttaatccggttaaaaagttttttctttaaattaaaaaaaaatgttaaattggctacctcctgacccacactttatatagcgtaaatatatttgtcaaaaactacacacaaaaaagttcaagagtacataaatttatttataaaaaaaaacacaaataaataacatcgactccacttgtagacgcgagactatttgaaatgagcgcacaatttagaatgttgcgctcattttttgaggacgtttttttgacgttgagtgtgcaccttgggttttttgtatatcaatgataAAACTCCTAAAATAAGGCAACCACAATAATTATGTCAACctcttaaaactatttttatagtaatatattttatgtaattagtgtaaataatattaagttcagGTATATGAGGTAAAgctagttttttgtaattagtaatttttgGTATGttgttaacatattttatactttatagtGAGATCTTTTTCACCCTTTTCGATCAGGGCAAGTTCGTTTCGCTGACATTTTAGCTAATCTCTTTGGTACGGGGTCATATCTCAATAAACTCTTAACGGGTTTACCAATTTTgctcgttttttttaaatatcggtTACGACGCGTCGCACATCGTTTTAACCTTGCCTGaactttcacaaatatttcaagttaAAAATTAGCCAACTCGGTCCAGcctcgagttttagcgagatAAACAAcagcaatttatttttatataggtataggttaaaaattaatagttaagatttctttaaaatacattaaaataaactttggtagataataatttattttttatgaacgcAGTACATCTTACAatgtaataagtaaaatagttCTAAATAAAGTTACGTTTTCTAGAGATAGTTATAGATAGGTATATGTGTATAGAGCAGGGTTACAATtccattttgtatttttttttaaacgaaatttagtttttattaaacgaGTTTCCTTAATTAAGATAACAAAAAcacaacatttattattttatccttTAGTCTAAATATATCCACATTATAAGTTTTCGGTAATGCggtcttgatattttttacttataattgtGATAAAATTACTGCATAGCTCACAATATTGCTAAATTAATATGTTACTTATACCAAAATTACCTTAAAGCTGGTAGGTAGATGTTACATTTAGATAGGTTTCaactgttttaatatttttaaccctCTCTAGCTTAACtaacttaacataaaaataacgtaaataaacaataattccaATCCAGGCAGGTTACTGCAGGACATACTAAAATGAAACATTATgttaaaactaaacttttaTTAGATATAGGTTTAGTTATTCAAGCTATTCATTACTGTTTTTAAAGGGTATTAtaagaaacaataataatattttttgtaagtcTTCCGTTTGTATAGATAATAAGTCGGAATTGATAGACTGAGCCAAACATGTGtggatatatttttacacaatCGCCCACTTAACAGGTTAAGTCAAcatcacattttttatatataatagaattttCAATGACAAGTTTTATTCAACATTTTTCCCTGTACACCGTTTAGGAaactaaaaatttacacaattCTCTTATCAATTCCGCATTATTAATTTCAtcaaatatgttattttcaagggctgatttattttttttaataaatattaaagatgcTGTTTTCAATGAATGAGAATTATATGAATCAGCAACAGCTAGCATTTCCAATGcattctctattgaaatttgtTGAATCAAAGCATGTTCAGATAATTCTCTCAAACCAGAGAGATTAAACCTGTCTGCAAGAATaagcatattaaaaaaattaatattttccacATCTTTTAGAGTCccagaataaataaaatatagaagatGTCGCAGTTCCTCTTTGTTTACATCTATTAATTTCACGCAGTTGTTTTTACTCTCAGCAGTGTCTTCTTTTAGCATCGCCCTAAAAACTTCACTATGAGCCATAAGCAAGACTTTATGTACGAGAAACTTTTCTCCATCTTCGGATTCTATTGTAAAGTCAGCTCCAATTGGTTCTTCCAAAAGTGGGCTAAAATCTAGAACTGCATCCAAAGAACTCGCATTCTCATCTTTATCAACAAAAGATATGGGTATAAATAGTTGTTTACCTTTAAGCATATCTACTTCAATAATATCAAAACTGTATGTAGTCACATACTTGAAAGTTGATTCTTCTAGTTTTCCAAAATCACACTTGCTTAAATCGGGGCTTAGaaatgcaatatttttgtctttatcAAATATAACTGTATTTCCACTACTTAAACTTAGGCTGACAATACCTTCCAGCTTGTTAGTGATAAAaatgtgaattaaaaatacttccCCTATCTGGTCTGTTCTTGTAACAAACCAGTATTCACCAATTTCTTGCATATATGTTCCTcctaaatcataataatttggGCGATGAAGTTTTTCATAAATAGCAtcaatacataaaaacttcGCTTCACGTGTTTGACAGGGTTGATGTCCAAGAATAACATAATTAtcctgaaataaatataaatatatatttttttagtttctttgaatattaaataaaaataatagcttAGAACATACCATTACATAGTCCATTTTTTCCATAACAAAAGGTACACTATAAATAGCAAGAAAAACCAATAAGATCTTATGTtttcgtattttttattaaatgtgaaCGGTCGACTATGATTCATTTaagttaaaagtaataattgtgTCAGAGGATATAGAAGCTCGCTAcaggaaaatgttatcttgCTTACTAACGATAATACCGAAtgattaagaaaatattatgaaataaagaTCATCACTATAAATAACAGCGCGAATAAActgaatatttatacaatacatatacaactagtatttgtattgtaaattattgtaattaagatttttttattttattgtcacAAACTGTCAaatctcaatttatattttcttgatTTGACACCGAGGACagattattcttatttttatagttatctGCATTCTGCATCAGTATGACTATGGTGATCGTCgaaaatggtcacgtgaccaAGTGTGAGCTAATGTCATTCCCATACAAATTCGTTTAGCGTTATGACACATGACTGTCGAAATTCGAAAAGTTTTTGTCTCAAGCATTGGccacttttcttttaatacataatctgaatttttataaataattccaCAGCACAATAattggtattaaaacaaaataaaattacattatttaacttttattataaaaacatgtttttaaaaataatacattgcttataataattttaagtgtaTACCATATTCTTAAAATGCCacttatataataagatttttttatccaAATGATTtacattacttaaataatgttaagtaatttacatataattatttatcaaaataaatatgttcaaACAATTTCTTAGTTAAAACAATATCATTAAGGTTTTTCCAAGCATCAGTTTCTAGCACCTCTGGATTTtccttgaaaaatttaaaaacactttTCTCCACCTCTTTAAGTTGGTATTTTTGTGACAATTTTGCAATATCCAAAGCATTTTCAATGCAAACCTTCTTTCTGATAGTAGTCTCTATAAGcggatataaattatttaatttgaatttttccgCCAACTCCAATAATACCTCACTctcatatttgtttatatcctGTATATTGccagaatatatatattccaaaaataattcaataatttcaTCTTTTATATCAAAAAACATAGAGTCAGTTGTCAATGATGATTTAATTAGATCTCTCAACACAGGGCTGTGTGtacataacattattttatgtgtGGGGAATTTTTTATGGCTAGCAGATTCTAGAGTAAAATCTGACTGCtgttgttttattatgttcCCTATATTATGTTTTGCCTGAACTTTTTCaacaattgttatatttagtCCAAAAGTAGGTGTAACTTTTAACTTAAGTGGAATTATTAatgctttattattaaaaacacctTCTAAGTccgttttataaaagttaaatgtttttatgaaaTGGCACTGGTCTGGTTTTGATGATTTGAATGACTTCCATATTAAATCATCATGCAGAAAAACATAATCTTCATGTTTAGGTTCAGTTTTCAGTTTACTGGATTTACTAATACCAACAGAGAAAAATCCAACATTTCTATGGCATACAAAAAGATTTAGTAAAAGATTGTCAGAGGGACAAATTTCTGTCATTATGTAGAACCATAACTCtggttttttattagtaaatgtACCAGCTACATCATATTCATCAGAATACTCAAGCTTATATCCTATGTCAAAGATACAAAGCCTTTCAGCATCACTGGTTTCACATTCTTGAATACATGATATTGTAGATTTTTGGAACTGCAATGAAAAGAAAACCATTGAGGTCTAACTCACAATTATAATGGGAAATCAGAAATTTGATGAATATAACAAACCTTTAAAG from Pieris napi chromosome 3, ilPieNapi1.2, whole genome shotgun sequence includes these protein-coding regions:
- the LOC125063391 gene encoding BTB/POZ and MATH domain-containing protein 2-like; the protein is MEKMDYVMDNYVILGHQPCQTREAKFLCIDAIYEKLHRPNYYDLGGTYMQEIGEYWFVTRTDQIGEVFLIHIFITNKLEGIVSLSLSSGNTVIFDKDKNIAFLSPDLSKCDFGKLEESTFKYVTTYSFDIIEVDMLKGKQLFIPISFVDKDENASSLDAVLDFSPLLEEPIGADFTIESEDGEKFLVHKVLLMAHSEVFRAMLKEDTAESKNNCVKLIDVNKEELRHLLYFIYSGTLKDVENINFFNMLILADRFNLSGLRELSEHALIQQISIENALEMLAVADSYNSHSLKTASLIFIKKNKSALENNIFDEINNAELIRELCKFLVS
- the LOC125063390 gene encoding uncharacterized protein LOC125063390; its protein translation is MEDSEMATPEDTMLDSKKPLKFQKSTISCIQECETSDAERLCIFDIGYKLEYSDEYDVAGTFTNKKPELWFYIMTEICPSDNLLLNLFVCHRNVGFFSVGISKSSKLKTEPKHEDYVFLHDDLIWKSFKSSKPDQCHFIKTFNFYKTDLEGVFNNKALIIPLKLKVTPTFGLNITIVEKVQAKHNIGNIIKQQQSDFTLESASHKKFPTHKIMLCTHSPVLRDLIKSSLTTDSMFFDIKDEIIELFLEYIYSGNIQDINKYESEVLLELAEKFKLNNLYPLIETTIRKKVCIENALDIAKLSQKYQLKEVEKSVFKFFKENPEVLETDAWKNLNDIVLTKKLFEHIYFDK